The Hyphomicrobiales bacterium genome has a window encoding:
- the fliM gene encoding Flagellar motor switch protein FliM, protein MSTERDNPAPTDEPLTPEGMAAGWAAMPDIVEEDGEPEGGVDRLMSQEEIDTMLGFSSGDEKDGRNGIQAIVDSGSVAYERLPMLEIIFERLVRLLSTSLRNFFTDNVEVTLESIRSVRFGDYVNSISQPALLSVFKAEEWDNFGLITIESALIYSVLDTMFGGKRGQPAPRIDGRPFTTIEIRLIRRVIELVLSDAEAAFRPLSPVRFTVDRVESNPRFVSISRPANAAIRVELKFDMEGRGGALHLLLPYATIEPIRELLLESFMGEKLGRDPTWENHLATEVWQADIDVTCVLHETQMPLKRVMKLEIGDTLMFDTRPDSTVSLRCGDFIVSEGRIGRVDDKIAVQVTSPLRRSKTTLAAFDSLASHLGGAN, encoded by the coding sequence ATGAGCACCGAGCGCGACAACCCAGCCCCGACCGACGAGCCGCTGACGCCGGAAGGCATGGCCGCCGGCTGGGCTGCGATGCCGGATATCGTCGAGGAGGACGGCGAACCGGAAGGCGGCGTAGACCGCCTGATGTCGCAGGAAGAAATCGACACGATGCTCGGTTTCTCCAGCGGCGACGAGAAGGATGGCCGCAACGGCATCCAGGCGATCGTCGATTCGGGGTCGGTTGCCTATGAACGCCTGCCGATGCTCGAGATCATCTTCGAGCGTCTCGTACGCCTGCTCTCGACCAGCCTGCGCAATTTCTTCACGGACAATGTCGAAGTCACCCTGGAGAGCATCCGCTCGGTGCGCTTCGGCGACTATGTCAACTCGATCTCGCAGCCGGCCCTGCTCTCGGTGTTCAAGGCCGAGGAATGGGACAATTTCGGCCTGATCACCATCGAATCGGCCCTGATCTATTCCGTGCTCGACACCATGTTCGGCGGCAAGCGCGGCCAGCCGGCACCGCGTATCGACGGACGCCCCTTCACCACGATCGAGATCCGCCTGATCCGCCGCGTCATCGAGCTGGTGCTGAGCGACGCCGAAGCGGCCTTCCGGCCGCTCTCGCCGGTCAGGTTCACGGTCGACCGGGTCGAATCCAACCCCCGCTTTGTCTCGATCTCCCGCCCCGCCAACGCCGCGATCCGGGTCGAGCTCAAATTCGATATGGAGGGCCGCGGCGGAGCCCTGCACCTCCTCCTGCCCTACGCCACCATCGAGCCGATCCGCGAGCTCCTGCTCGAAAGCTTCATGGGCGAGAAGCTCGGGCGCGATCCGACCTGGGAAAACCACCTCGCGACCGAGGTCTGGCAGGCCGATATCGACGTCACCTGCGTGCTGCACGAGACCCAGATGCCGCTGAAGCGCGTGATGAAGCTGGAGATCGGCGACACGCTGATGTTCGACACCCGCCCCGACTCGACCGTCTCGCTGCGCTGCGGCGACTTCATCGTCTCGGAGGGGCGAATCGGCCGTGTCGACGACAAGATCGCCGTCCAGGTGACGAGCCCGCTACGGCGCTCCAAGACCACGCTTGCCGCCTTCGACAGCCTCGCCAGCCATCTCGGCGGCGCCAACTGA
- a CDS encoding Flagellar basal-body P-ring formation protein flgA produces the protein MIRSAVLALLLSGTAALAAPQQAPSASVTVASAAAAPTASFPRKLQLRPELNLSRDLVTFGDLIPGLTGEVAATAAFRAPGLGETGTIQVSRIVEAARAAGIVRESADLDSHGFAQVVVTRAARRVTAADIEIAVKIGLQERFGVDARIFALAIDGGAPGIAIEPELTGDVGVLDLSFDARSRRLQARLAVPGSMAMKLKPLRISGQLVETMEVVVPKRLIARGETLGKDDVVIERRPRDGQSGEIIGDARAAIDKVARRALLAGVALRSSDVQREEIVAKGDLVTITYEAPGLLLTLRGRANEAGAMGDVVSVTNPQSKRVLQGKVSGPGRVTVQSSSAGRIASAQ, from the coding sequence ATGATCCGCTCCGCAGTCCTCGCCCTTCTCCTCTCCGGCACCGCCGCGCTGGCCGCGCCGCAGCAGGCCCCGTCGGCCTCGGTTACGGTGGCTTCCGCTGCCGCTGCGCCCACCGCCTCGTTTCCGCGCAAGCTGCAACTGCGCCCCGAGCTCAACCTGTCGCGCGATCTCGTCACCTTCGGGGATCTCATTCCCGGCCTGACCGGCGAGGTTGCGGCGACAGCCGCCTTCCGGGCGCCGGGGCTCGGCGAGACCGGCACCATCCAGGTTTCGCGCATCGTCGAGGCCGCCCGGGCGGCGGGAATCGTCCGCGAAAGCGCCGATCTCGACAGCCATGGCTTCGCCCAGGTCGTCGTCACGCGCGCCGCGCGCCGGGTCACCGCCGCCGATATCGAGATCGCGGTGAAGATCGGGCTGCAGGAGCGCTTCGGCGTCGATGCGCGCATCTTCGCCCTGGCGATCGACGGGGGCGCGCCGGGCATCGCGATCGAGCCCGAGCTCACCGGCGATGTCGGCGTCCTCGACCTCTCCTTCGACGCCCGTTCCCGGCGCCTCCAGGCGCGGCTCGCGGTGCCGGGCAGCATGGCGATGAAGCTGAAGCCGCTGCGCATTTCCGGTCAGCTCGTCGAGACCATGGAGGTGGTGGTTCCAAAGCGGCTGATCGCCCGCGGCGAGACGCTGGGCAAGGACGACGTCGTGATCGAGCGCCGCCCGCGCGACGGGCAAAGCGGGGAGATCATCGGCGATGCCCGCGCCGCCATCGACAAGGTCGCGCGGCGGGCGTTGCTTGCGGGCGTGGCGCTGCGCAGCAGCGACGTCCAGCGCGAGGAGATCGTCGCCAAGGGCGATCTCGTCACGATCACTTACGAAGCGCCGGGGCTGCTGCTCACCCTGCGCGGCCGGGCCAACGAGGCCGGCGCCATGGGGGACGTCGTCTCCGTCACCAATCCCCAATCCAAGCGCGTGCTGCAAGGCAAGGTCAGCGGGCCGGGGCGGGTCACCGTCCAGTCCTCCTCGGCCGGCCGCATCGCCAGCGCCCAGTGA
- the flgG gene encoding flagellar basal-body rod protein FlgG, with amino-acid sequence MRAMQTAATGMMAQEMNVQVISNNIANVRTTGYKRQQIHFQDLLYEHFRRAGSATSDQNTQAPAGTFIGSGVKTVSTGRVMTQGNITPTEKPYDLAIRGEGFFRIRMPDGRTTYSRDGSFDLDSQGQIVTRDGYQVEPGITVPNNATSVSINAQGIVEAMIPGQTAPQQLGQIQLVRFVNKVGLESIGDNLYIETAASGQPIDGFGGGEGFGTLQQNYLEEGNVQAVTELSSLIAAQRAYEMNSKVITATDQMMSATTQMFRG; translated from the coding sequence ATGCGCGCCATGCAGACAGCCGCGACCGGCATGATGGCCCAGGAGATGAACGTCCAGGTCATCTCCAACAACATCGCCAACGTCCGGACCACCGGCTACAAGCGCCAGCAGATCCACTTCCAGGATCTGCTCTACGAGCATTTCCGCCGGGCAGGCTCGGCCACCTCCGACCAGAACACCCAGGCGCCCGCGGGCACCTTCATCGGCTCCGGCGTCAAGACGGTCTCGACCGGCCGGGTGATGACCCAGGGCAACATCACGCCGACCGAGAAGCCCTATGACCTCGCCATTCGCGGCGAAGGCTTCTTCCGCATCCGTATGCCGGACGGGCGCACCACCTATAGCCGGGACGGCTCGTTCGACCTCGACTCGCAGGGTCAGATCGTTACCCGCGACGGCTATCAGGTCGAGCCCGGCATCACCGTGCCGAACAATGCGACCAGCGTCAGCATCAACGCCCAGGGCATCGTCGAGGCGATGATACCGGGGCAGACGGCTCCGCAGCAGCTCGGCCAGATCCAGCTCGTCCGCTTCGTCAACAAGGTCGGTCTCGAGTCGATCGGCGACAACCTCTATATCGAGACCGCCGCCTCGGGGCAGCCGATCGACGGTTTCGGCGGCGGCGAAGGCTTCGGCACGCTGCAGCAGAACTATCTCGAAGAAGGAAACGTCCAGGCCGTTACCGAGCTCTCCTCGCTGATCGCGGCGCAGCGCGCCTATGAGATGAACTCCAAGGTCATCACCGCCACCGACCAGATGATGTCGGCGACGACCCAGATGTTCCGCGGTTGA
- a CDS encoding Glutamyl-tRNA reductase, whose translation MTITLIADVLVASLLVATIITCFVLTKRIERLKADEAGMRQTVGALITATDNAERAIAGLKSTLGDCDRTLDERLRTAERYAADLAAQVDAGQAVMERIGQIVSAASLVGAKAAPQAAAVADVAPVSRLETAAQSAAAIRARAARRLEEQAA comes from the coding sequence ATGACGATCACCCTCATCGCCGACGTGCTTGTCGCAAGCCTGCTGGTCGCCACCATCATCACCTGCTTCGTCCTGACCAAGCGCATCGAGCGCCTCAAGGCGGACGAGGCCGGCATGCGCCAGACCGTCGGCGCCCTCATCACCGCGACCGACAATGCCGAGCGCGCCATTGCCGGCCTCAAATCGACGCTCGGCGACTGCGACCGCACGCTGGACGAGCGGCTGCGCACCGCCGAGCGCTACGCTGCCGATCTCGCCGCCCAGGTCGATGCCGGCCAGGCCGTGATGGAACGCATCGGCCAGATCGTCAGCGCGGCGAGCCTCGTCGGCGCCAAGGCGGCTCCCCAGGCTGCCGCCGTGGCCGACGTCGCTCCCGTCTCCCGCCTCGAAACCGCGGCGCAATCGGCCGCCGCCATCCGCGCCCGCGCCGCACGCCGCCTCGAGGAACAGGCTGCGTGA
- a CDS encoding Flagellar biosynthesis protein fliL: MAKKKAKTEQEGAASEAAPKSKKKLFIIVGGVVLLAAAGAGGWFFLKKPSPEQIAAAEAAAKAKNPVAFLDMKDMMISMSNGGQQDRQPVMKIKVVLEIADAKAADQVKPLLPRVEDAFQIFMRELRPADLEGSAGMYRLKEELLRRVNLTIYPAKVDAVLFKELLVQ; encoded by the coding sequence ATGGCGAAGAAGAAAGCCAAGACGGAACAGGAAGGCGCTGCAAGCGAAGCCGCGCCGAAGAGCAAGAAGAAGCTCTTCATCATCGTCGGCGGCGTCGTGCTGCTGGCGGCAGCCGGCGCGGGCGGCTGGTTCTTCCTGAAGAAGCCCTCGCCCGAGCAGATCGCAGCCGCCGAAGCCGCGGCCAAGGCCAAGAATCCCGTCGCCTTCCTCGACATGAAGGACATGATGATCAGCATGTCCAATGGCGGCCAGCAGGATCGCCAGCCGGTCATGAAGATCAAGGTCGTGCTGGAAATCGCCGATGCGAAGGCGGCCGACCAGGTCAAACCGCTGCTGCCGCGCGTCGAGGACGCCTTCCAGATCTTCATGCGCGAGCTGCGGCCGGCGGACCTCGAAGGCTCGGCCGGCATGTACCGGCTGAAGGAGGAGCTGCTGCGCCGCGTCAACCTGACCATCTATCCGGCCAAGGTCGACGCCGTGCTGTTCAAGGAACTGCTGGTTCAGTGA
- a CDS encoding conserved hypothetical protein (Evidence 4 : Unknown function but conserved in other organisms) produces the protein MIEKPRLLPAVILGAMGLLALKLLTWAEDAPLGKIPAAAPVLAQAQGDKAKNQKEAWGLAKVIARAHAPDVFDPETTGSVPAPDPKKEQEKKEAEAKAEAARAANPNNKAAVMNGTAKPLSPAEKAILERLGERREELDSRMRELEMRERLLDSAEKKLDGRVGDLKTLEEKASPAAKASADEAKAIKNLVIMYESMKPKDAARVFDRLGLDVLVPVVQQMNPRKMSEVLAAMSPERAERLTVALATSGRMPSFERAANEASLPGNELPAIAPATQR, from the coding sequence GTGATCGAAAAGCCCCGCCTTCTGCCGGCAGTCATCCTCGGCGCCATGGGTCTCCTGGCGCTGAAGCTGCTCACATGGGCGGAGGACGCGCCTCTCGGCAAGATCCCGGCGGCAGCGCCCGTCCTGGCACAAGCTCAGGGCGACAAGGCCAAGAACCAGAAGGAGGCCTGGGGCCTGGCCAAGGTCATCGCGCGCGCCCATGCGCCCGATGTCTTCGACCCGGAAACGACCGGCTCCGTGCCCGCTCCCGACCCCAAGAAGGAGCAGGAGAAGAAGGAAGCCGAGGCGAAGGCCGAGGCCGCACGCGCCGCCAACCCCAACAACAAGGCCGCCGTGATGAACGGCACGGCCAAGCCGCTGTCGCCCGCGGAAAAGGCCATTCTCGAACGCCTGGGCGAGCGGCGCGAGGAGCTCGACAGCCGCATGCGCGAGCTGGAAATGCGCGAGCGGCTGCTGGATTCGGCCGAGAAGAAGCTCGACGGCCGCGTCGGCGACCTCAAGACCCTCGAAGAGAAGGCGAGCCCTGCCGCGAAGGCTTCGGCCGACGAGGCCAAGGCGATCAAGAACCTCGTCATCATGTACGAGTCGATGAAGCCGAAGGATGCCGCCCGCGTCTTCGACCGGCTGGGTCTCGACGTGCTCGTTCCGGTGGTGCAGCAGATGAATCCGCGCAAGATGTCCGAGGTCCTCGCCGCCATGTCGCCGGAGCGTGCCGAGCGGCTGACCGTGGCGCTGGCGACGAGCGGGCGCATGCCGAGCTTCGAGCGCGCCGCCAACGAGGCGTCCCTGCCCGGCAACGAGCTGCCTGCCATCGCGCCCGCGACTCAACGCTGA
- a CDS encoding Flagellar basal-body rod protein FlgF produces MIGRLAVENALLIGLSRQVALARELDVIANNMANVGTNGFKARSARFNEFIMPVAKADAFKPTDRPLSYVIDNGTPLDLSQGATELTGNPLDVALKGDNYLVVQTPAGERYTRAGSLTVDRQGRLVTQTGLPVMGESGPITFGSSEYAMRIAADGTVSSDQGTRGKLRQVRFTNAATLVSEGSNLFSATVPAQSAGPEARLEPGAIERSNVKAVVELTRLMEVQRNYQSVANMIGKSDELRSRAISRLADQQA; encoded by the coding sequence ATGATCGGGAGACTTGCCGTGGAGAACGCGCTTCTCATCGGCCTGTCGCGTCAGGTGGCTCTGGCGCGCGAGCTGGACGTCATCGCCAACAACATGGCGAATGTCGGCACCAATGGGTTCAAGGCGCGCAGCGCGCGCTTCAACGAATTCATCATGCCGGTTGCCAAAGCCGACGCCTTCAAGCCGACCGATCGGCCGCTGTCCTACGTCATCGACAACGGCACGCCGCTGGACCTCTCGCAGGGCGCGACCGAGCTGACGGGCAACCCGCTCGACGTCGCCCTGAAGGGCGACAACTACCTCGTGGTGCAGACCCCCGCCGGCGAGCGCTACACCCGGGCCGGCTCGCTGACGGTCGATCGGCAGGGTCGCCTCGTCACCCAGACCGGCCTTCCGGTGATGGGTGAATCCGGCCCGATCACCTTCGGCTCCAGCGAATATGCGATGCGCATCGCGGCCGACGGCACGGTGAGCAGCGACCAGGGCACGCGCGGCAAGCTGCGGCAGGTCCGTTTCACCAATGCGGCGACGCTCGTCAGCGAAGGCAGCAACCTGTTCTCCGCGACGGTGCCGGCCCAGTCGGCCGGCCCGGAGGCCAGGCTCGAACCCGGCGCGATCGAGCGCTCCAACGTCAAGGCCGTGGTCGAGCTGACCCGCCTGATGGAGGTGCAGCGCAACTACCAGAGCGTCGCCAACATGATCGGCAAGTCCGACGAGCTGCGCAGCCGGGCGATCTCGCGCCTGGCCGACCAGCAGGCCTGA